The following are encoded together in the Desulfococcus multivorans genome:
- a CDS encoding ferritin family protein translates to MTPTEAIQAAIVYETKIRDLYQDSAASTRDPTGIRVFSLLAEDEQRHLDYLHHKLAQWNETGMIGIDDLKSVVPSARVIREEMAVLKETLSKEDRTDEKRMLAKALAVEVETSRFYRRMVDEMTDDTRPMFSRFLEIENEHIEIVQAELDFVSRTGYWFDIKEFDME, encoded by the coding sequence ATGACACCGACTGAAGCGATACAGGCGGCCATCGTCTACGAAACTAAAATTCGGGACCTATATCAGGATTCAGCGGCATCAACCCGGGATCCGACCGGCATTCGCGTTTTCTCGCTTCTGGCCGAAGATGAACAGCGGCACCTCGACTACCTGCACCACAAACTGGCGCAGTGGAACGAAACCGGTATGATCGGGATTGATGACCTCAAATCCGTCGTTCCGTCTGCAAGGGTGATCCGGGAAGAGATGGCGGTGCTGAAGGAGACCCTGTCCAAGGAGGATCGGACCGATGAAAAACGGATGCTTGCCAAGGCCCTGGCCGTTGAGGTGGAAACCAGCCGGTTCTATCGCAGGATGGTCGATGAAATGACGGATGATACCCGGCCCATGTTCTCACGGTTTTTGGAGATCGAAAATGAGCACATCGAGATCGTACAGGCGGAACTCGACTTCGTCAGCCGCACCGGCTACTGGTTCGACATCAAAGAATTCGACATGGAATGA
- a CDS encoding DUF488 domain-containing protein, giving the protein MTIRIIRLGSPRGQDEGLRIGTVRRPPRGVKKSDYASKNFYDVWFPNLAPSEALLKEASPLRDETSWKTFKRRFIAEMKSSEAKRDLDLLAALSHQTHFSIGCYCEDESRCHRSILRELLEKRGAKIA; this is encoded by the coding sequence ATGACGATAAGGATTATCAGATTGGGCAGCCCGAGAGGGCAGGACGAAGGATTGCGTATCGGCACGGTTCGGCGCCCCCCACGGGGTGTAAAAAAATCGGACTATGCCTCGAAAAACTTCTATGACGTCTGGTTTCCAAATCTCGCCCCCAGCGAGGCGCTGTTGAAAGAGGCCTCGCCTCTCAGGGACGAAACTTCCTGGAAGACGTTCAAACGCAGATTCATCGCTGAAATGAAATCATCCGAAGCGAAGCGGGATCTCGATCTGCTCGCGGCACTCTCTCATCAGACCCATTTTTCCATCGGCTGCTACTGCGAGGACGAATCCCGTTGTCATCGCTCGATACTGAGGGAACTGCTTGAAAAAAGAGGGGCAAAGATCGCTTGA
- a CDS encoding YcbK family protein — MECWARAPRKFRLSFFHTHTEECLKIVHTPGRCSRSVEKKIRGFLRDFRTGDTHPIDPGLLDMLCKIQAATGSRGTIEIVSGYRSPQTNHRLRQSTRGVAKKSFHMKGRAIDIRIADLSTRRLRDTATSLRSGGVGYYAKSDFVHLDTGVFRTW, encoded by the coding sequence ATGGAGTGTTGGGCGAGGGCGCCCAGAAAATTTCGGCTTTCATTTTTTCACACCCACACGGAAGAATGTTTAAAGATCGTTCATACCCCGGGACGATGTTCCCGATCGGTGGAGAAAAAAATCAGAGGGTTTCTTCGAGACTTTCGGACGGGAGACACCCATCCCATCGATCCCGGCCTCCTGGACATGCTTTGTAAAATTCAGGCGGCTACCGGAAGCCGAGGCACCATCGAAATCGTTTCGGGTTACCGATCGCCACAAACCAACCACCGTTTGCGCCAAAGCACCCGGGGCGTTGCCAAGAAAAGCTTTCACATGAAAGGTCGGGCCATTGATATCCGCATAGCGGATCTCTCCACCAGAAGACTCCGGGATACGGCGACTTCGCTGCGAAGCGGCGGAGTAGGCTATTATGCCAAGTCGGATTTCGTCCATTTGGACACCGGCGTATTCAGAACCTGGTAA
- a CDS encoding NAD(P)/FAD-dependent oxidoreductase has protein sequence MLRITQVRLPINHSESMLRDAILTRLDIRTQHLEGYTIFRRSIDARRQNRITFIYTLDVNSPKEDEILARLAGDPNVSRAPDTLYRFIARVRSPLRERPVVVGTGPCGLFAGLLLAQMGFRPILLERGKTVRERTTDTFRFWRKRVFNPESNVQFGEGGAGTFSDGKLYTQIRDPRHLVRKVLTEFVAAGAPPEILYVGKPHIGTFRLVKVVEGLRKAILSLGGEIRFQTRLRDLDLQDRMVRGVILDGGGRIPCNHVILAIGHSARDTFEMLADRCVTLMPKPFSVGFRIEHPQALIDQARYGRQAGHPLLGPADYKLVHHCQNGRSVYSFCMCPGGTVVAATSEPGCVVTNGMSQYSRNEPNANSAVVVGVTPDDFPGGPLSGIAFQRQWEQRAFALGGNNYDAPAQLVGDFLADRPSTGIGVVAPSYRPGVRMSDLKNSLPDYAIAALREAIPAFDKKIRGFALEDAVLTGVETRTSSPLWIVRDKDGQSTGIQGLFPAGEGAGYAGGIVSSAVDGILAAEAVARSIPEAEQLDIGRS, from the coding sequence ATGTTGCGCATTACTCAAGTGCGGCTTCCCATCAACCATTCCGAGAGTATGCTCCGGGACGCCATCCTCACGAGGTTGGACATACGCACCCAGCACCTTGAGGGATACACCATCTTTCGGAGAAGCATCGACGCCCGGCGGCAAAACCGCATCACCTTTATCTACACCCTTGACGTCAACAGCCCGAAGGAAGACGAAATCCTGGCACGCCTTGCCGGGGATCCCAACGTCAGTCGGGCACCGGACACCCTATACCGTTTTATCGCTCGTGTCCGGTCTCCCTTGAGGGAGAGACCGGTGGTGGTCGGCACCGGGCCATGCGGCCTGTTCGCCGGCCTGCTCCTCGCCCAGATGGGCTTTCGCCCCATCCTGTTGGAGCGGGGAAAGACGGTGCGGGAGCGTACCACGGACACCTTCAGATTTTGGCGGAAACGCGTTTTCAATCCGGAATCCAACGTCCAGTTCGGGGAAGGCGGCGCCGGAACCTTTTCCGACGGCAAGCTATACACCCAGATCAGGGACCCCCGACATCTGGTGCGAAAGGTTCTTACCGAGTTCGTGGCAGCCGGGGCACCCCCGGAGATCCTTTACGTGGGCAAGCCCCACATCGGGACCTTCAGGTTGGTCAAGGTCGTGGAAGGTCTTCGAAAGGCCATCCTATCCCTGGGCGGCGAAATCCGTTTTCAGACCCGGCTTCGGGACCTGGATCTCCAGGACAGGATGGTGCGGGGTGTCATTCTGGATGGTGGCGGAAGAATTCCATGCAACCACGTGATCCTTGCCATCGGCCACAGTGCCAGGGACACCTTCGAGATGCTCGCAGACCGATGTGTAACCCTGATGCCAAAGCCCTTCTCCGTGGGCTTCCGCATTGAACATCCCCAGGCCCTTATCGACCAGGCCCGCTACGGACGGCAGGCGGGTCATCCGTTGTTGGGTCCGGCCGACTATAAGCTGGTTCACCACTGCCAAAACGGTCGATCGGTCTACAGTTTCTGCATGTGCCCCGGCGGAACGGTGGTGGCCGCTACCTCCGAGCCCGGATGCGTCGTCACCAACGGCATGAGCCAGTACTCCCGAAACGAGCCAAACGCCAACAGCGCCGTTGTCGTCGGCGTCACCCCCGACGATTTCCCCGGCGGCCCTCTTTCGGGCATCGCCTTTCAGCGTCAGTGGGAACAGCGGGCATTCGCTCTGGGGGGAAATAACTACGATGCCCCGGCACAACTCGTCGGCGATTTCCTGGCAGACAGGCCCTCAACCGGTATAGGCGTGGTCGCACCCTCCTATCGGCCCGGCGTTCGTATGAGCGATTTGAAAAACAGCCTCCCGGACTATGCGATCGCCGCTCTCCGCGAAGCCATTCCGGCCTTCGATAAAAAGATCCGAGGCTTCGCCCTGGAGGATGCCGTACTGACCGGGGTCGAAACCCGCACCTCGTCGCCTCTCTGGATCGTCCGTGACAAGGACGGTCAGAGCACCGGCATTCAAGGCCTGTTCCCCGCCGGCGAGGGCGCCGGGTACGCCGGAGGTATCGTCTCGTCCGCCGTTGACGGCATCCTGGCGGCGGAGGCCGTCGCCCGCAGCATCCCGGAAGCTGAGCAGTTAGACATCGGGCGGAGCTGA
- the glk gene encoding glucokinase, producing the protein MDGNDGGALLIDVGGTHTRLAVCNGPNGNIFPQGIKIYESRVYPGIDKIIQNYRSSLGILPKAVVIGVAGPVTEDSAGATNLTWTINAKKLKTAIGFSEVRIINDVEALGYAIEVLGENDIEIIHSGKRCLRSPAALIAPGTGLGESFLVPSENGFQVFPSEGGHADFAPTNAMEIGLLDFLLKRGNHVSYERVCSGPGICNIYRYLADKRICFEPSWLKKRIETAEDPAAIIARNALSGTDATAITVRTVEIFVSILGAEAGNLAMRYGAGGGIYIGGGIAPKIRPFLTRAAFVLSFKAKGRLSGYVSSIPVMLIRKPEANLWGLANYAQKTLTTG; encoded by the coding sequence ATGGATGGGAACGATGGCGGCGCTCTGTTGATCGATGTGGGCGGTACCCACACCCGACTGGCCGTTTGCAATGGTCCGAACGGAAATATCTTCCCGCAAGGCATCAAAATCTATGAGAGCCGGGTCTATCCCGGAATTGATAAGATCATCCAAAACTACCGGAGTTCGCTGGGAATTCTTCCCAAAGCCGTCGTCATCGGCGTTGCGGGGCCGGTGACTGAAGATTCTGCCGGCGCTACCAACCTGACCTGGACCATCAATGCCAAAAAGCTTAAAACAGCCATAGGGTTTTCCGAGGTCAGGATTATCAACGACGTCGAGGCCCTGGGCTATGCCATAGAGGTGTTGGGGGAAAACGACATCGAGATCATCCATTCCGGAAAGCGCTGCCTTCGATCTCCCGCAGCCCTCATCGCACCGGGAACCGGATTGGGAGAATCGTTCCTGGTGCCTTCTGAAAACGGTTTTCAGGTCTTCCCCTCCGAAGGCGGGCACGCTGATTTTGCCCCTACCAATGCCATGGAGATCGGCCTTCTGGACTTCCTCCTGAAACGCGGGAACCACGTCAGCTATGAACGGGTCTGCTCAGGTCCCGGCATCTGCAACATCTACCGGTACCTCGCAGACAAACGCATCTGTTTTGAACCGTCATGGTTGAAAAAGCGAATCGAAACAGCAGAGGACCCTGCCGCGATAATTGCACGGAATGCCCTATCCGGTACCGATGCAACGGCAATCACCGTCAGAACCGTCGAAATTTTCGTATCCATTCTAGGCGCCGAGGCCGGGAATCTGGCAATGCGGTATGGGGCCGGAGGCGGCATCTACATCGGTGGCGGCATTGCCCCGAAAATCCGTCCGTTTTTGACCAGGGCGGCCTTCGTCCTGTCTTTCAAGGCCAAAGGCCGCCTTTCCGGATACGTTTCAAGCATACCGGTAATGCTCATCCGAAAGCCGGAGGCCAATCTGTGGGGGTTGGCCAATTATGCACAAAAAACGCTTACGACCGGATAA
- the mscL gene encoding large-conductance mechanosensitive channel protein MscL, which translates to MGMIKEFKEFAMRGNVVDMAVGIIIGGAFGKIVSSLVNDVIMPPIGMLMGNVDFSNLAVTLKDKTADAEAVAINYGVFINTVLDFLIVAFAIFMVIKQMNRLVKKEEAPPEPTTKQCPNCFTDIPIKATRCPNCTSELKLT; encoded by the coding sequence ATGGGAATGATTAAGGAATTCAAGGAATTTGCCATGCGGGGCAATGTCGTCGACATGGCCGTAGGCATTATCATCGGCGGCGCGTTCGGCAAGATTGTCAGTTCTCTGGTGAACGACGTCATCATGCCGCCCATCGGTATGCTCATGGGGAATGTCGATTTTTCGAACCTGGCCGTCACGCTTAAGGACAAGACAGCCGATGCGGAAGCCGTAGCCATCAATTATGGCGTCTTTATCAACACCGTCCTGGATTTTCTCATCGTCGCGTTTGCCATCTTCATGGTTATCAAGCAGATGAACCGACTGGTCAAAAAAGAGGAAGCACCACCCGAACCCACGACTAAGCAATGTCCGAACTGCTTCACAGATATTCCCATCAAGGCGACGCGTTGCCCGAACTGTACCTCTGAGCTTAAGTTGACATAA
- a CDS encoding PAS domain S-box protein — protein sequence MKTPINATVPKRSSSKFTTKQTLKRQNDLLAAVRQTLELFISGHDPEQIYGRMLDILVQATESAFGFLDEVLYDIDGNPYKKSLALSDISWSSESHRLYEALKAHNLEFHNLDNLSGAPVIKGRAILANNASRDPLYKGIPEGHPPIVRYLGIPLYLGAEIIGMVGVANRPTDYTEEVAEFITPLTQACAAIIHARRIEEKERKNLAALKAGEARYRRIAENISDVVWVSDLDLKTTYVSPSVERMLGESVEAHLQKSMEEKIPSEHLKQLRTALAEELEKEADPNCDKNRSRLIEMQHYRADGGLIWIAVNVSFVRDEQGKPIGLQGVTRDITGHKRMEETQRRLQERLSQAVEMALLGYWEYDVASDQFIFDDAFYKIYRVTAEQMGGYTMSSSDYAERFVHPEDRWVVSDQIRKALHTIEVSHDSRIEHRILYADGTVGHIAVRFFVVKNAQGKTVRTYGVNQDITARKKAEERAAKLQAQLFQAQKMESVGRLAGGVAHDFNNMLGVILGYSELALEQVDPCQPLFESLHEIQKAAERLAHLTRQLLAFARKQPVTPRVLDLNDKVEGMLQTLRRIIGEDIDLHWLPAAKIWPLRIDPGQIDQILVNLCVNARDAMSGRSGRVTIQTGTRVFEPLQCVEDPEHRPGAYVMLAVGDNGSGMDQESIDNLFEPFFTTKPVGRGTGLGLPTIYGIVKQNKGSIRVESEPGMGTTFRIYLPRHSAASDIKS from the coding sequence ATGAAAACCCCGATAAATGCAACCGTACCGAAGAGATCATCGTCGAAATTTACAACAAAACAAACTCTGAAGCGGCAAAACGATTTACTGGCTGCCGTCCGCCAAACCCTGGAATTGTTCATCTCCGGCCACGATCCCGAACAGATCTATGGCCGGATGCTCGACATCCTGGTGCAAGCCACCGAAAGCGCCTTCGGTTTTCTCGACGAGGTGCTGTACGATATCGATGGAAATCCCTACAAAAAAAGTCTGGCGTTATCCGACATTTCCTGGAGCAGCGAGTCCCATCGCCTCTATGAAGCGCTGAAAGCCCATAATCTCGAATTTCACAATCTCGACAACCTGTCCGGAGCGCCTGTTATCAAGGGTCGGGCCATCCTGGCCAATAACGCCTCTCGAGACCCCCTGTACAAAGGGATTCCCGAAGGCCATCCGCCGATCGTCCGTTATTTGGGAATTCCACTTTATTTGGGCGCCGAAATCATCGGCATGGTGGGCGTGGCCAACCGCCCAACCGATTACACCGAGGAAGTCGCGGAGTTCATCACCCCTTTGACCCAGGCATGCGCCGCCATAATCCACGCCCGGAGAATCGAGGAGAAAGAGCGGAAAAACCTGGCTGCCCTGAAGGCCGGCGAAGCCCGGTATCGCCGCATTGCCGAAAACATCTCCGATGTGGTCTGGGTTTCGGATCTTGACCTGAAAACAACCTATGTCAGCCCGTCAGTGGAAAGAATGCTGGGGGAATCCGTAGAGGCCCACCTTCAAAAAAGCATGGAAGAGAAGATTCCATCCGAACATCTGAAGCAGCTCCGTACCGCCCTGGCCGAGGAGTTGGAAAAGGAAGCCGATCCGAATTGCGATAAAAACCGCTCCCGTCTGATAGAAATGCAGCATTACCGGGCCGACGGCGGCCTCATATGGATTGCCGTGAACGTCTCCTTCGTGCGGGATGAACAGGGAAAACCGATCGGTCTTCAAGGGGTAACACGCGACATCACCGGGCACAAGCGGATGGAAGAGACCCAGCGGAGGCTTCAGGAAAGGCTTTCCCAAGCCGTGGAAATGGCTCTCCTGGGATACTGGGAATACGACGTCGCTTCTGATCAATTCATTTTTGACGATGCCTTTTACAAAATCTATCGCGTCACCGCCGAACAGATGGGCGGCTACACCATGTCATCCAGCGACTATGCCGAGCGATTTGTTCATCCGGAGGACCGTTGGGTGGTGAGCGATCAGATTCGAAAAGCCCTTCACACCATTGAAGTCTCCCATGACAGCCGGATCGAGCATCGGATTCTCTATGCCGACGGAACCGTCGGGCATATCGCCGTTCGTTTCTTTGTCGTCAAAAATGCACAGGGCAAGACGGTCAGAACCTACGGGGTGAATCAAGACATCACAGCCCGCAAAAAAGCCGAGGAGAGAGCCGCTAAACTCCAGGCCCAACTTTTTCAGGCTCAAAAGATGGAATCGGTGGGTCGCCTGGCCGGCGGAGTGGCCCATGATTTCAACAACATGCTGGGCGTGATTCTCGGTTATTCCGAGCTTGCCCTGGAGCAGGTCGACCCGTGCCAACCGCTCTTCGAAAGTCTGCATGAAATCCAGAAGGCCGCTGAGCGTCTCGCCCATCTGACCCGACAGCTGCTGGCCTTTGCACGGAAGCAACCCGTGACCCCCAGAGTGCTTGACCTGAACGATAAAGTGGAGGGAATGCTCCAAACGCTGCGCCGGATCATCGGAGAGGACATCGACCTGCACTGGCTGCCCGCTGCAAAGATCTGGCCGTTGCGGATCGATCCCGGTCAGATCGATCAGATCCTGGTCAACCTGTGCGTAAACGCTCGGGACGCCATGAGCGGAAGGAGCGGCCGGGTGACGATCCAAACGGGAACCCGTGTCTTTGAACCGCTCCAGTGCGTCGAGGATCCGGAGCACCGCCCCGGTGCATACGTGATGCTGGCCGTAGGCGACAACGGCAGCGGCATGGACCAGGAGAGCATAGACAACCTGTTCGAACCCTTTTTCACTACGAAACCGGTGGGCCGGGGAACCGGGCTGGGGCTTCCGACCATCTACGGTATTGTAAAACAGAACAAGGGGTCTATCCGGGTAGAAAGCGAACCGGGAATGGGAACGACATTTCGGATCTACCTTCCGAGACACTCGGCGGCTTCGGACATCAAGTCCTGA
- a CDS encoding DUF3750 domain-containing protein: MDLLRSFAIVVLTGSMLSGCFSGKDWRTASRESAGIAPDPSLTREAVLQVYGADAWGWRGWFAIHTWIAAKRTGESEYTVYDVVGWREYRGLPVMRIARDVPDRYWFGEKPRILREHRGPGVDDLIDAVDEAARAYPWKTIYKVFPGPNSNTFTAWIALRVPELELNLPLSAIGSGYASP; encoded by the coding sequence ATGGATCTTTTAAGGTCATTCGCAATAGTTGTGCTGACGGGATCGATGCTGTCGGGCTGTTTTTCCGGTAAGGACTGGCGCACCGCCAGCCGAGAATCGGCGGGGATCGCTCCGGATCCTTCTCTCACGCGTGAAGCGGTGCTGCAGGTCTACGGTGCCGACGCCTGGGGTTGGCGGGGTTGGTTCGCCATCCACACATGGATCGCCGCCAAACGAACCGGCGAAAGCGAATACACCGTGTACGACGTGGTGGGTTGGCGGGAATATCGTGGTCTTCCGGTCATGCGGATCGCCCGGGACGTCCCCGACCGTTACTGGTTCGGCGAGAAGCCCCGCATCCTCAGGGAGCACCGGGGACCGGGCGTCGATGATCTTATCGACGCCGTGGACGAGGCCGCCCGCGCCTATCCATGGAAAACGATCTACAAGGTCTTTCCAGGGCCCAACAGCAACACCTTTACCGCCTGGATCGCCCTCAGGGTGCCGGAGTTGGAGCTGAATCTGCCGCTTTCAGCCATCGGCAGCGGATATGCAAGCCCATAA
- a CDS encoding L,D-transpeptidase family protein has product MEKECGRISLWTASTAWLYFRVSQKSFRPLVRPIFKQLFGLFFLGTIILTMVAPRSGFAAEDMAALTAAMTEHLVCYPIELLGHEKQQLSVTDKDLCLAAAYRRTGLRPLWVTPKGPGPDASVILSFLVQAETEGLDPGNYEIDQISSLFAERDPRMLARLDTLLTFNLIKYIHDVSWGRIKSLDAGILPNSGSCDGDIETATKMEQILSVPDLGAYLAALPPSHRYYRQLKTALKTYRALEAAGGWPAIPPGPTIRPGDHDDRMPDIFRRLSVTGDLDTGFQPTMYYEPALKSAILRFQRRHGLTPDGVIGKNTFAALNISVSDAVKQIIINMTRWRWQAHTLGEKYVLVNIANFDLTAVDDGVEVLSFPVIVGKFQHQTPIFSDRIRYVDINPYWNVPPSIAKNEELPKLRRDPNHLKKQHIRLFSGWSAEAHEIDSRTVDWRNMSPQRMAGFRLRQDPGPWNALGRIKFVFPNPYDVYLHDTPTQNLFTRTQRDFSHGCIRVSDPMGLAAFLLTSETSVLTREAVRRIVEKRKRTVIRLPEPVPVHITYQTSWVDKNGIIYFNKDIYGRDDKLRRAMFAE; this is encoded by the coding sequence ATGGAGAAAGAGTGCGGCAGGATCAGCTTATGGACGGCGTCGACGGCATGGCTATATTTCAGGGTATCTCAGAAATCCTTCAGGCCGTTAGTCCGGCCGATTTTTAAGCAGCTTTTCGGTCTGTTTTTCCTTGGGACGATCATATTGACGATGGTGGCGCCGCGCTCCGGCTTTGCGGCGGAAGATATGGCGGCGCTGACAGCGGCCATGACGGAACATCTCGTATGTTATCCGATCGAACTGTTGGGTCACGAGAAACAGCAGCTGTCGGTGACCGACAAGGACCTCTGTCTGGCTGCCGCGTATCGCCGGACCGGTCTTCGACCCCTTTGGGTCACCCCCAAGGGGCCCGGGCCTGATGCCTCGGTGATCCTGTCTTTTCTCGTTCAGGCTGAAACAGAGGGGCTCGATCCGGGAAATTATGAGATTGACCAGATCTCATCGCTTTTCGCCGAACGCGACCCCAGAATGCTCGCTCGACTCGATACCTTGTTGACTTTTAATTTGATCAAATACATTCACGATGTCAGCTGGGGGCGCATCAAATCGCTTGACGCCGGAATCCTCCCGAATTCCGGGTCGTGTGACGGCGATATCGAAACTGCGACGAAAATGGAACAGATTCTCTCGGTTCCCGATCTGGGCGCCTATCTTGCCGCGTTGCCTCCGTCCCACCGATACTACCGCCAGCTGAAGACGGCACTGAAAACCTACCGCGCACTGGAGGCGGCAGGGGGCTGGCCTGCCATCCCACCCGGGCCGACCATCCGGCCGGGTGATCATGACGATCGGATGCCTGACATTTTTCGCCGTTTATCGGTAACGGGGGATCTGGATACAGGGTTTCAGCCCACTATGTATTACGAGCCCGCTTTGAAAAGCGCGATCTTGCGGTTTCAACGCCGACACGGCCTGACACCCGACGGCGTGATCGGTAAAAACACCTTCGCCGCTTTGAACATTTCAGTTTCCGATGCCGTCAAGCAGATCATTATCAACATGACGCGCTGGCGCTGGCAGGCGCATACCCTTGGTGAAAAATACGTCCTCGTCAATATCGCTAATTTCGATCTGACGGCGGTTGACGACGGTGTCGAAGTGCTCAGCTTTCCCGTTATCGTGGGAAAATTTCAGCATCAGACTCCCATCTTCAGCGACCGTATCCGCTATGTCGATATCAACCCGTACTGGAACGTCCCGCCAAGCATCGCCAAAAATGAAGAACTGCCAAAGCTCAGACGAGATCCGAATCACTTAAAGAAGCAGCATATACGACTCTTCTCCGGTTGGAGCGCCGAGGCTCACGAGATTGATTCCCGCACCGTCGATTGGCGCAATATGAGCCCCCAACGTATGGCGGGATTCAGGCTTCGTCAGGATCCCGGCCCTTGGAATGCCCTGGGCCGGATCAAATTTGTTTTTCCCAACCCATACGATGTCTACCTTCACGACACCCCCACCCAGAATCTGTTTACGCGGACCCAGAGAGATTTCAGTCATGGTTGCATACGCGTGAGCGATCCCATGGGGCTGGCCGCATTCCTGTTAACATCCGAGACGAGCGTCTTGACCAGAGAGGCGGTTCGCAGGATCGTTGAAAAACGAAAACGCACCGTCATTCGACTTCCGGAGCCGGTGCCCGTCCATATCACCTACCAGACTTCCTGGGTTGACAAAAACGGTATAATATATTTTAATAAAGACATCTACGGTCGTGACGACAAGCTCAGGCGTGCCATGTTCGCCGAATAG
- a CDS encoding 4Fe-4S double cluster binding domain-containing protein — translation MSDGSHVFPKWLTEWMATRKIILWGAADLRGFTTPLDLQGKSFPLALSWAIPMTPRIMAGIQNGPNSAYADEYARVNNRIHELSQALSAEIKSRGFRSKPLAVSDRTDRINIKGDFPHKTAATRAGIGWVGRHCQIITRPFGPWVRLGTVFSDIPLPCGPAVEKNFCGRCMRCVEACPAKALKGGTWHPGLPRTAILDAQACDQWKKKHYPAYHNGHNCGICSAVCPYGLKTLKRNSSQEVASRSRI, via the coding sequence ATGTCGGATGGTTCACACGTCTTCCCAAAATGGCTGACGGAATGGATGGCGACACGAAAGATCATCCTGTGGGGTGCGGCGGACCTTCGGGGATTTACCACGCCCCTTGATTTGCAAGGTAAAAGTTTTCCCCTTGCGTTGTCATGGGCGATCCCCATGACGCCTCGCATCATGGCCGGCATCCAAAACGGCCCCAACTCAGCATACGCCGATGAATATGCCAGGGTAAACAACCGTATCCATGAACTATCGCAAGCGCTGTCGGCCGAAATCAAAAGCAGGGGATTCCGATCCAAACCCCTGGCGGTTTCAGACCGGACAGACCGGATCAACATCAAGGGGGATTTTCCCCACAAGACGGCGGCCACCAGAGCAGGGATAGGGTGGGTGGGTCGCCATTGCCAGATCATCACGCGCCCCTTTGGGCCGTGGGTACGGCTTGGGACTGTTTTCAGCGACATCCCCCTGCCCTGCGGACCTGCCGTGGAGAAAAATTTCTGCGGCCGTTGCATGCGCTGCGTAGAGGCTTGTCCTGCAAAGGCCCTGAAAGGCGGAACATGGCATCCCGGGCTGCCCAGAACGGCGATATTGGACGCACAAGCCTGTGACCAATGGAAAAAGAAGCACTATCCCGCGTATCACAACGGGCACAATTGCGGCATCTGTTCGGCTGTCTGCCCCTATGGATTAAAAACCCTGAAAAGAAATTCGTCCCAAGAGGTTGCATCGAGAAGCCGCATTTAA